In a genomic window of Pedobacter sp. KBS0701:
- a CDS encoding Uma2 family endonuclease, with translation MDEIVNEPVVAYQKRHYTIEEYLEMEKEATVKHEYYQGEIFTMSGAGDNHNWLFSNVFLAIGGQLKGKSCHIFGSDKRMNIPENSLFTYPDISIYCNDIKHIDIDEDTSILPTVIIEILSPSTKNYDRGKKFTLYKDIPSLKEYIMIDSESVWVEAYYIDDENNWKLNEHKEISDTLTLISMGFEVALSDIYDHVRFNKK, from the coding sequence ATGGATGAGATTGTAAATGAACCTGTTGTAGCCTATCAAAAAAGGCATTATACCATTGAAGAATACCTGGAGATGGAAAAAGAAGCGACAGTTAAACATGAATATTACCAAGGTGAGATTTTTACGATGTCGGGGGCTGGAGATAATCATAACTGGCTTTTTTCTAATGTTTTTTTAGCAATTGGAGGTCAGTTAAAAGGAAAGTCATGTCACATTTTTGGAAGTGATAAGCGGATGAACATTCCGGAGAATAGCTTATTCACCTATCCGGATATCTCTATTTACTGTAACGATATAAAACATATTGATATTGATGAAGACACCTCAATTTTACCAACAGTAATCATTGAGATCCTTTCGCCTTCGACAAAAAACTATGATAGGGGCAAAAAATTTACACTTTATAAAGATATTCCTTCGTTAAAAGAATACATCATGATCGATTCAGAATCGGTTTGGGTAGAGGCTTATTATATTGATGATGAAAATAACTGGAAACTTAACGAGCACAAGGAGATTTCTGATACCCTAACCTTAATTTCGATGGGTTTTGAAGTGGCTTTAAGCGATATTTATGATCACGTTCGCTTTAATAAAAAGTAA
- a CDS encoding DUF5522 domain-containing protein: MLKEGEDFYFNEDGLMVFTETYHLKRGNCCKNKCKHCPWGYGKKKAKK, translated from the coding sequence ATGCTAAAAGAAGGCGAAGATTTTTACTTTAACGAAGATGGACTGATGGTCTTTACCGAAACCTACCATTTAAAACGTGGTAATTGCTGTAAAAATAAGTGTAAACACTGTCCTTGGGGTTATGGAAAGAAGAAAGCAAAGAAGTGA
- a CDS encoding exonuclease, with translation MILEDFIAITPTGLYCAYGDFYLDPQQPVNEAVISHAHGDHAIGGSQHVYCTAATATFMKHRYRKFAAVDFFTKSYHESFKIKEVTVTFYSAGHILGSAQVLMEYKGVKYLYTGDYKIEPDNTCEPFEFVEADVLITESTFANPETKHPSPVDEIKKLNETSANIMLGSYALGKSQRIIQLLNEHCPTKNVMVHHSIMPFVKIYEDYGIKVGNYKMYDRKVMKNNQEHQVYIVPPMVFHSYHKAINVVRAFASGWKNLQQQNGISLYISDHADWDAILETIEKVKPKQVWTLHGDGKQLKDYFKNKLEVKILNG, from the coding sequence ATGATTTTAGAAGACTTCATTGCCATTACGCCAACGGGTTTATACTGTGCTTACGGCGATTTTTACCTAGATCCACAACAACCGGTAAATGAAGCGGTGATTTCACATGCACATGGTGATCATGCCATTGGTGGAAGCCAGCATGTTTACTGTACGGCTGCTACTGCAACTTTTATGAAACACCGTTACCGCAAATTTGCCGCGGTTGATTTTTTTACCAAAAGTTATCATGAATCCTTCAAAATAAAAGAAGTTACCGTTACTTTTTATTCTGCCGGACATATTTTGGGTTCTGCACAGGTTTTAATGGAATATAAGGGGGTAAAGTATCTTTATACAGGTGATTATAAGATTGAACCGGACAATACCTGCGAGCCTTTTGAATTTGTAGAAGCAGACGTTTTAATTACAGAGAGTACATTTGCTAATCCGGAAACCAAACATCCTTCACCAGTAGATGAAATTAAAAAGCTAAATGAAACCAGTGCGAATATTATGCTTGGTTCTTATGCATTGGGCAAAAGCCAGCGGATAATACAATTGCTCAACGAGCATTGCCCCACGAAAAATGTTATGGTTCATCACAGTATTATGCCATTTGTTAAAATCTATGAAGACTATGGCATAAAAGTAGGGAATTACAAAATGTACGATAGAAAGGTGATGAAAAATAATCAGGAACATCAGGTTTATATTGTGCCGCCGATGGTTTTTCACAGTTACCATAAGGCAATTAATGTAGTACGTGCCTTTGCCTCCGGATGGAAAAACCTGCAGCAACAAAACGGGATTTCACTTTATATTTCTGATCATGCCGATTGGGATGCAATTTTAGAAACCATAGAAAAAGTTAAGCCCAAACAGGTATGGACGCTGCACGGAGATGGTAAACAGCTTAAAGATTATTTTAAAAATAAACTGGAAGTCAAAATACTCAATGGTTAA
- the coaE gene encoding dephospho-CoA kinase (Dephospho-CoA kinase (CoaE) performs the final step in coenzyme A biosynthesis.), whose protein sequence is MYKVGITGGIGSGKTTACKVFEVLGIPVFYADTVAKEIMTQDTLLIEGVKAAFGNESYFEDGKLNNKHIAGIVFNNEQALAQLNALVHPAVFRAFDAWESTIPSTVPYTLKEAAILFESGSYKLCNTTILVTAPYEVKLKRLIQRDGVNEEQVKARMDKQLSDEEKAKMAGHFIVNDEQQSIIEQVLALHQEFLKSAKEFKNTRA, encoded by the coding sequence ATGTATAAAGTAGGTATAACAGGTGGTATAGGCAGTGGTAAAACAACGGCTTGCAAGGTGTTTGAAGTATTGGGAATCCCTGTTTTTTATGCCGATACCGTGGCTAAAGAAATCATGACTCAGGATACTTTATTAATAGAAGGTGTTAAAGCTGCTTTTGGTAATGAAAGCTATTTTGAAGATGGAAAACTAAACAATAAACACATTGCAGGCATTGTATTTAATAATGAGCAGGCACTCGCACAATTGAATGCTTTGGTACATCCGGCCGTTTTCAGGGCTTTTGATGCCTGGGAATCAACAATTCCTTCAACAGTACCTTATACCCTAAAAGAAGCAGCAATACTGTTCGAAAGCGGTTCTTATAAACTTTGCAATACCACAATTTTGGTTACCGCCCCTTACGAAGTTAAATTAAAACGTTTAATACAGCGTGATGGGGTTAATGAAGAGCAAGTGAAGGCCCGCATGGATAAACAGCTTAGCGATGAAGAAAAGGCAAAAATGGCCGGTCATTTTATTGTTAACGATGAGCAACAGTCTATCATTGAGCAGGTTTTAGCTTTACACCAGGAATTTCTGAAGTCAGCCAAAGAATTTAAGAATACCAGGGCTTAA
- a CDS encoding YbbR-like domain-containing protein has translation MPFIRLTKIEKRRVFSLLACLLLAIAAWLFMALNNKYVYVAKTVLVFKNAPTKRAFYPLQSDTIDLQVEGTGWQLLFARLRISPPSVSVSLSQLNTKDFIIFSDQLFNINRQLESTQKVISVKPDTLYFDFTKRVVKKVPVKLIDKLSFEKQYGISSEIILNPKYVKVAGPLEELSKIKFWPTDTLKQDKIQSSSTTRVALQHSIHKNVSIYPSSVEVKVPVDEFTEKTIEVPLKIINNRSYNSIKLYPKKVKVTFLVALSNYDQVDESFITATIDVDEWQNLGHRRFTVKITEFPDYCKLVSVSPSKIDFIVEK, from the coding sequence ATGCCCTTCATCAGGTTAACGAAGATTGAAAAAAGACGTGTATTTAGCTTATTGGCCTGCTTGTTGCTGGCCATAGCTGCATGGCTTTTTATGGCATTAAATAACAAGTATGTTTATGTAGCCAAAACCGTTTTGGTTTTTAAAAATGCACCTACTAAAAGGGCATTTTATCCCTTGCAATCAGATACGATAGATTTACAGGTAGAAGGAACAGGATGGCAGCTACTGTTCGCCCGTTTAAGGATCAGTCCGCCTTCAGTTTCTGTTAGTCTGAGTCAGCTGAATACCAAAGATTTTATCATTTTCTCCGATCAGCTTTTTAATATCAACAGGCAGTTAGAAAGTACACAAAAAGTAATTTCAGTTAAGCCTGATACCCTTTATTTCGATTTTACTAAACGTGTAGTGAAAAAAGTTCCGGTAAAACTGATTGATAAACTAAGTTTCGAAAAACAATATGGCATTTCTAGCGAAATTATTCTTAACCCAAAATATGTTAAGGTGGCTGGCCCGCTGGAAGAACTTTCAAAAATAAAATTTTGGCCAACCGATACGCTAAAGCAAGATAAAATACAGAGCAGCAGCACAACAAGGGTAGCTTTACAGCACAGTATTCACAAAAATGTTAGCATCTATCCATCCTCTGTAGAGGTAAAAGTTCCTGTAGACGAATTTACTGAAAAAACCATTGAGGTACCTTTAAAAATTATCAATAATCGAAGCTATAACAGCATTAAACTTTATCCTAAAAAAGTTAAAGTTACCTTTTTAGTAGCTTTGAGCAATTATGATCAGGTTGATGAAAGTTTTATAACCGCAACTATTGATGTTGATGAATGGCAAAATTTAGGACATCGCCGCTTTACGGTCAAGATAACCGAATTTCCGGATTATTGCAAACTGGTGAGCGTAAGCCCTTCCAAAATAGATTTTATTGTAGAAAAATAA
- the yajC gene encoding preprotein translocase subunit YajC, with the protein MTSTVILQAAGGFDPRQLIMFGAIALVFYFFMIRPQLKKAKDHKKLISELKKGDKIVTTAGIHGRIADMNETTFLIEVEGGVKIRFDKSAVSLDATKATVTPAASKA; encoded by the coding sequence ATGACATCAACAGTAATTTTACAGGCAGCAGGAGGATTTGATCCAAGACAATTAATCATGTTTGGAGCGATTGCACTGGTATTCTACTTTTTTATGATCCGTCCTCAGCTTAAAAAAGCTAAAGACCATAAAAAGTTAATCAGTGAACTAAAAAAAGGTGATAAAATTGTAACTACAGCAGGTATTCACGGCCGTATTGCCGACATGAATGAGACAACTTTTTTGATCGAGGTAGAAGGTGGTGTAAAAATCCGTTTCGATAAATCGGCAGTTTCTTTAGATGCAACAAAAGCAACAGTAACTCCTGCTGCATCTAAAGCTTAA
- a CDS encoding DUF1573 domain-containing protein yields MKRTFILAIAALSFVACRNANNQTSEASSAVSVGNDTSKTAKVAPADAPVIVFERDIFDFGKITQGEKVKHDFKFKNTGKSPLIVSNATATCGCTIPQVPGEPILPGKEGIISVVFNSEGKMGMQDKVVTVTSNANPTVITVHLIGEVLAKK; encoded by the coding sequence ATGAAAAGAACATTTATTCTGGCTATTGCTGCACTTTCATTTGTAGCATGTCGTAATGCAAATAATCAAACAAGCGAAGCTTCTTCAGCTGTTTCAGTTGGCAACGATACGTCAAAAACGGCTAAAGTTGCTCCGGCAGATGCACCTGTTATCGTTTTCGAACGCGATATTTTCGATTTTGGTAAAATAACACAAGGTGAAAAAGTTAAGCACGATTTCAAATTTAAAAATACAGGTAAAAGTCCACTCATCGTTTCAAATGCAACGGCAACTTGTGGCTGTACTATTCCGCAGGTACCAGGCGAGCCTATTTTGCCAGGTAAAGAAGGTATAATTAGTGTAGTTTTCAATAGCGAAGGCAAAATGGGTATGCAAGATAAGGTAGTAACCGTAACATCAAATGCAAACCCAACGGTAATCACTGTTCATTTGATAGGAGAGGTACTTGCTAAAAAATAA
- the nusB gene encoding transcription antitermination factor NusB has product MLNRRHLRIKALQNIFAWHMADKKDIKGDLKTLMQSIDSVYEMYIWMLSLMVEVTEFTANDAAERANKFIKTAEDINPNMKLLNNKFSVLMQQNPEYVSAIKKYKVDWGFDPEIRKTVYNSLKASKEYADYLADPNESLESSKDIIKYIFRKIILKNQAIIQVFEEKFINWQVDHEVMKGMVAKTLKNFTSEDPFKNKLTEISADWVEDSKFVQDLFVHTLQNDAKYQEMIADRTKNWESERIALMDTILMKMAICELLNFPSIPVKVTINEYLELSKDYSTPKSNSFINGILDKILGDLKKNNTIKKIGRGLIED; this is encoded by the coding sequence ATGTTAAACAGAAGGCACTTAAGAATCAAAGCTTTGCAAAATATTTTTGCATGGCACATGGCAGACAAAAAAGACATTAAAGGTGATTTAAAAACTTTAATGCAGAGCATCGATAGCGTGTACGAAATGTACATCTGGATGTTATCTTTAATGGTAGAAGTTACCGAATTTACTGCTAACGACGCCGCGGAGCGCGCAAATAAGTTTATTAAAACAGCAGAGGATATTAATCCTAACATGAAATTGCTAAACAATAAGTTTAGCGTTTTAATGCAGCAAAATCCAGAGTATGTTTCTGCAATTAAAAAATACAAGGTTGATTGGGGTTTCGACCCGGAAATCCGTAAAACCGTTTACAATTCTTTAAAAGCATCAAAAGAATATGCCGATTATCTTGCCGATCCGAACGAAAGTTTAGAGTCATCAAAAGATATCATAAAATACATTTTCCGTAAAATCATCTTAAAAAATCAGGCCATTATTCAGGTTTTCGAAGAGAAATTTATCAACTGGCAGGTAGATCACGAAGTGATGAAAGGTATGGTTGCCAAAACCTTGAAAAACTTTACATCCGAAGATCCTTTCAAAAATAAGTTGACCGAAATTAGTGCCGATTGGGTTGAAGACAGCAAATTTGTTCAGGATCTCTTTGTACATACTTTGCAGAACGATGCAAAATATCAGGAAATGATTGCCGATAGAACTAAAAACTGGGAATCAGAACGTATTGCATTAATGGATACAATTTTGATGAAAATGGCCATTTGCGAGCTCCTAAATTTCCCATCTATTCCGGTTAAAGTAACCATTAACGAATATTTAGAGTTATCAAAAGATTACAGTACACCGAAGAGTAATTCGTTTATTAACGGTATTTTAGACAAAATTTTAGGTGATCTTAAGAAAAATAATACCATTAAAAAGATTGGCCGCGGATTAATCGAAGATTAA
- a CDS encoding Glu/Leu/Phe/Val dehydrogenase, protein MPANSPSDSSILDQLSVYGHKKLVFCNDPDTGLKAIIAIHDTTLGPALGGTRMWSYSTEGEALEDALRLSRGMTYKAAITGLNLGGGKGVIIGDSRKDKTETLMRSYGRFIKNLNGEFITAEEMGTNTRDMEYIRMETNYVTGVPESIGGAGNPAPFTAQGVYLGIKASVKEVFGTDMLAGRTIVVQGIGNVGEHLVALLRKENAEVLISDINQEQLTYVARKYKAKPIEADKIFTTDADVYAPCAMGATVNNKTIEKMKFAIIAGSANNQLKDEVLDSELLLKKGILFAPDYLINAGGLISCYSELTGFGKKRTVQLTDNIYDATRSVIKLSKTENISTNIAANRIAEKRIADIKKIKSSY, encoded by the coding sequence ATGCCAGCAAATTCTCCGTCAGATTCATCAATTTTAGATCAGTTAAGTGTCTATGGACACAAGAAATTGGTTTTTTGTAATGATCCAGATACAGGTTTAAAAGCAATTATTGCTATACACGATACCACATTGGGTCCTGCTTTAGGCGGGACGCGCATGTGGAGTTATAGCACCGAAGGCGAAGCATTAGAAGATGCGCTGCGATTATCGCGCGGAATGACTTACAAAGCAGCGATAACAGGATTAAATCTGGGCGGTGGAAAAGGCGTAATTATAGGCGATTCCAGAAAAGACAAAACAGAAACTTTAATGCGTAGCTATGGCAGGTTTATTAAAAATCTAAATGGCGAATTTATTACCGCAGAAGAAATGGGTACCAATACACGCGATATGGAATATATCCGTATGGAAACCAATTATGTTACCGGTGTTCCTGAATCAATAGGCGGTGCGGGTAATCCGGCTCCTTTTACTGCTCAAGGTGTTTATTTAGGCATTAAAGCCAGTGTTAAAGAGGTATTCGGTACAGATATGCTTGCAGGGAGAACCATTGTAGTACAAGGTATCGGAAATGTTGGTGAGCACCTGGTTGCCCTGTTAAGAAAAGAAAACGCCGAAGTTTTGATCAGCGATATTAATCAGGAACAATTAACTTATGTTGCCCGTAAATATAAAGCGAAACCGATCGAAGCCGATAAGATTTTTACAACTGATGCCGATGTTTATGCCCCGTGTGCAATGGGTGCTACAGTTAACAACAAAACCATCGAAAAAATGAAATTTGCAATTATTGCAGGGTCAGCAAACAACCAGTTAAAAGATGAGGTTTTAGATAGCGAATTGCTTTTGAAGAAAGGGATTTTATTCGCACCTGATTACCTGATTAATGCAGGCGGATTAATTTCCTGCTATTCGGAGTTAACTGGTTTTGGTAAAAAACGTACTGTACAGCTTACAGATAATATTTACGATGCTACACGCAGTGTAATTAAATTAAGTAAAACCGAAAATATATCAACAAATATTGCTGCCAATCGCATTGCCGAGAAACGTATTGCAGATATTAAAAAAATTAAATCGTCATATTAA